A stretch of the Amycolatopsis sp. BJA-103 genome encodes the following:
- a CDS encoding MBL fold metallo-hydrolase, with protein MEPLPEDGERDWAEPGVYTVSPGVHRIPLPLPYDALRAVNVYAVTDGTRLVLVDSGWALESARELLSRGLKALGADLGDIDEFLITHVHRDHYTLAVELRREFGGKVGLGKLEEPSLVRSGDPDRFPMEAQVGLLQRCGAVPVVEELAKAFGGVRHTEAHLWEQPDEWLSPGKRTIMPGREFDIVHTPGHTAGHVVFVDDEAGLVFSGDHVLPHITPSIGFQPVPAELPLSDYLDSLRLVREMPDRRMLPAHGRVTDSVHARVDELLEHHRDRLEVMGAEITPDVTTAYEVALRLGWTRKLRKLPEMDPFNQMLAVLETGSHLDLLVARGKLTAAETDGVQHYAS; from the coding sequence ATGGAGCCGTTGCCCGAAGACGGCGAACGGGACTGGGCCGAACCAGGCGTCTACACGGTTTCGCCGGGGGTACACCGGATCCCGCTGCCCCTGCCGTACGACGCGCTGCGCGCAGTCAACGTCTACGCCGTCACCGACGGCACGCGCCTGGTCCTCGTCGACTCGGGCTGGGCGCTGGAGTCGGCGCGTGAGCTGCTGTCGCGCGGATTGAAAGCGCTCGGTGCCGACCTCGGCGACATCGACGAATTCCTGATCACCCACGTGCATCGCGATCACTACACCCTCGCGGTGGAACTGCGCCGCGAGTTCGGCGGCAAGGTCGGGCTCGGGAAGCTGGAAGAGCCTTCGCTGGTGCGCTCCGGCGATCCGGACCGCTTCCCGATGGAGGCGCAGGTCGGCCTCCTTCAGCGCTGCGGCGCGGTCCCGGTGGTCGAGGAACTCGCCAAGGCCTTCGGCGGTGTCCGGCACACCGAAGCGCATTTGTGGGAACAGCCCGACGAGTGGCTCAGTCCCGGAAAACGCACGATCATGCCCGGCCGCGAGTTCGACATCGTGCACACGCCGGGCCACACTGCCGGGCACGTCGTCTTCGTCGACGACGAAGCGGGGCTGGTGTTCTCCGGCGATCACGTGCTGCCGCACATCACGCCGTCGATCGGGTTCCAGCCGGTGCCCGCCGAACTCCCGCTGAGCGACTACCTCGACTCCCTGCGCCTGGTGCGCGAGATGCCGGACCGGCGCATGCTGCCCGCGCACGGCCGCGTCACCGACAGCGTCCACGCCCGCGTGGACGAACTGCTGGAGCACCATCGCGACCGGCTCGAGGTCATGGGCGCCGAGATCACCCCGGACGTCACTACGGCGTACGAGGTCGCGTTGCGGCTGGGCTGGACACGCAAGCTGCGCAAGCTCCCGGAGATGGACCCGTTCAACCAGATGCTCGCCGTCCTCGAGACCGGTTCGCATCTGGATCTGCTGGTGGCACGAGGGAAACTCACCGCGGCCGAGACCGACGGAGTGCAACACTACGCCTCATGA
- a CDS encoding GNAT family N-acetyltransferase — protein sequence MIIRQARREDVAAIVGMLADDQIGSTRDSTDDLTPYLKAFEEIDADPTQLLIVADDAGEAVGTLQLSIIPGLARKGALRGQIEAVRVRASHRGSGLGGELMTWAIDESRRRGCALVQLTSDVKREDAHRFYERLGFEASHTGFKLKF from the coding sequence ATGATCATCCGTCAAGCACGCCGCGAGGACGTCGCGGCGATCGTCGGGATGCTCGCCGACGACCAGATCGGCAGCACCCGGGATTCCACTGACGACCTGACGCCGTATCTCAAGGCCTTCGAGGAGATCGACGCCGATCCCACGCAACTGCTGATCGTCGCCGACGACGCCGGTGAGGCCGTCGGCACGCTCCAGCTGTCGATCATTCCGGGCCTGGCCAGGAAAGGCGCGCTGCGCGGGCAGATCGAGGCCGTCCGGGTGCGGGCGAGCCATCGCGGCTCCGGTCTCGGCGGCGAGCTGATGACGTGGGCCATCGACGAATCCCGGCGACGGGGCTGCGCCCTCGTCCAGCTGACGTCGGACGTGAAACGCGAGGACGCGCACCGGTTCTACGAACGCCTCGGGTTCGAGGCCTCTCACACCGGCTTCAAGCTGAAGTTCTGA
- the mnmA gene encoding tRNA 2-thiouridine(34) synthase MnmA, producing the protein MRVLAAMSGGVDSAVAAARAVDAGHEVVGVHLALSAKPGTLRTGSRGCCTIEDSGDARRAADVLGIPFYIWDFAERFTEEVIETFVGEYAAGRTPNPCVTCNEKIKFEALLDKAMALGFDAVATGHYARLSVVDGAPELRRSVDSGKDQSYVLASLTPEQLRHSLFPLGDSWKTDVRAEAESRGLSVAKKPDSHDICFIPDGDTKSFLEKRLGQRPGQLVDAETGAVLGEHTGVHGFTVGQRKGLGIEAPAPDGRPRYVLSLEPVSGTVKVGSARDLGVNVIEANRPIWPSERPLDGPTECVVQVRAHGGIVEAVAEVSGDSGDSVTVQLREPLRGVAPGQVVVLYRTDAAEGDLVLGSAKISGTR; encoded by the coding sequence ATGCGCGTACTGGCCGCGATGAGCGGGGGAGTGGACTCGGCGGTGGCCGCCGCGCGCGCCGTGGACGCCGGGCACGAGGTCGTCGGCGTGCACCTGGCGCTGTCGGCGAAGCCCGGCACGCTGCGCACGGGCTCCCGCGGCTGCTGCACGATCGAAGACTCGGGCGACGCGCGGCGAGCGGCCGACGTCCTCGGCATCCCCTTCTACATCTGGGACTTCGCCGAGCGCTTCACCGAAGAGGTCATCGAGACCTTCGTCGGCGAGTACGCCGCCGGCCGGACGCCGAACCCGTGCGTCACCTGCAACGAGAAGATCAAGTTCGAGGCGCTGCTGGACAAGGCGATGGCGCTCGGCTTCGACGCCGTCGCGACCGGGCACTACGCCCGTCTGTCCGTTGTGGACGGTGCGCCGGAGCTGCGGCGCAGTGTGGACTCCGGCAAGGACCAGTCCTACGTTCTGGCCTCGCTGACTCCGGAGCAGCTGCGGCATTCGCTGTTCCCGCTGGGCGATTCGTGGAAGACCGACGTGCGCGCCGAGGCCGAGAGCCGCGGCCTGTCGGTGGCGAAGAAGCCGGACAGCCACGACATCTGCTTCATCCCGGACGGCGACACGAAGAGCTTCCTGGAGAAGCGCCTCGGCCAGCGTCCCGGGCAGCTCGTCGACGCCGAGACCGGCGCCGTGCTCGGCGAGCACACCGGCGTGCACGGGTTCACCGTCGGCCAGCGCAAGGGACTCGGCATCGAGGCGCCGGCGCCGGACGGGCGGCCGCGCTACGTGCTGTCGCTGGAGCCGGTTTCGGGCACCGTGAAGGTCGGCTCCGCGCGGGATCTCGGCGTGAACGTGATCGAGGCGAACCGCCCGATCTGGCCGAGCGAGCGGCCGCTGGACGGCCCGACCGAATGCGTCGTCCAGGTGCGCGCGCACGGCGGGATCGTGGAGGCCGTCGCCGAGGTTTCGGGCGACTCGGGCGATTCGGTGACGGTTCAGCTTCGCGAGCCGTTGCGTGGGGTCGCGCCGGGACAGGTCGTCGTGCTGTACCGCACCGATGCCGCCGAAGGCGATCTCGTGTTGGGAAGCGCGAAGATCTCGGGGACCCGCTAG
- a CDS encoding cysteine desulfurase family protein, producing the protein MTYLDHAATTPMLPEAVAAMSEALSTVGNASALHSSGRRARRKVEEAREVIAEALGARPSEVIFTGGGTESDNLAVKGIFWARNGEDPKRRRVLCSTVEHHAVLDSVEWLEQHADAEIVWVEVDQDGRVSPESMRAAIGDSPETVALATVMWANNEVGTVNPIAGLAAVCAEHEIPLHTDAVQAVGAVPVDFAGSGAAALTLTAHKLGGPYGVGALLLGRDTACVPVLHGGGQERSVRSGTLDVPAVIAFATAVKATVEGREEYAKRVAELRDDLVEAVRREVPDALLNGGEGERLPTHAHFTFPGCAGDSLLMLLDAKGIECSTGSACTAGVAQPSHVLLAMGADPAAARGSLRFSFGHTSAPEDVEAVSREIAGVVDRARQAGLAGMRKQTQKQEV; encoded by the coding sequence ATGACCTATCTCGACCACGCGGCGACCACCCCGATGTTGCCCGAAGCCGTAGCGGCGATGTCCGAGGCGCTGTCCACAGTGGGCAACGCCTCCGCGCTGCATTCCTCGGGTCGCCGGGCCCGCCGCAAGGTCGAAGAGGCCCGCGAGGTGATCGCGGAGGCGCTGGGCGCCAGGCCGTCCGAGGTGATCTTCACCGGCGGTGGCACGGAGAGCGACAATCTCGCGGTCAAGGGCATCTTCTGGGCCCGCAACGGCGAGGACCCGAAGCGCCGCCGGGTGCTGTGCAGCACCGTCGAGCACCACGCCGTCCTCGATTCCGTCGAATGGCTGGAGCAGCACGCGGACGCCGAGATCGTCTGGGTCGAGGTCGACCAGGACGGCCGGGTGTCCCCGGAGTCGATGCGCGCCGCCATCGGCGACAGCCCCGAGACGGTCGCGCTGGCCACCGTGATGTGGGCGAACAACGAGGTCGGCACGGTCAACCCGATCGCCGGGCTCGCCGCCGTCTGCGCCGAGCACGAGATCCCGCTGCACACCGACGCCGTCCAGGCCGTCGGCGCGGTGCCGGTCGACTTCGCCGGGAGCGGGGCCGCCGCGCTGACCCTGACCGCGCACAAGCTGGGCGGCCCGTACGGCGTCGGCGCGCTGCTGCTCGGCCGCGACACCGCCTGCGTGCCTGTCCTGCACGGCGGTGGCCAGGAGCGCAGTGTGCGTTCGGGCACCCTCGACGTGCCCGCGGTGATCGCGTTCGCGACGGCGGTGAAGGCCACGGTCGAAGGCCGCGAGGAGTACGCCAAACGCGTCGCCGAGCTGCGGGACGACCTGGTCGAGGCCGTCCGGCGCGAGGTGCCGGACGCGCTGCTCAACGGCGGTGAAGGCGAGCGCCTGCCGACGCACGCCCACTTCACTTTCCCCGGTTGCGCGGGTGACAGTCTGTTAATGCTTTTGGACGCCAAGGGCATCGAATGTTCCACTGGATCGGCGTGCACGGCGGGTGTCGCGCAACCGAGTCACGTGCTGCTGGCCATGGGTGCCGATCCGGCGGCCGCGCGCGGGTCGCTGCGATTCTCGTTCGGGCATACCTCGGCACCGGAAGACGTTGAAGCGGTTTCGAGGGAGATCGCGGGCGTCGTCGACAGGGCGAGGCAGGCGGGACTCGCGGGAATGCGCAAGCAGACGCAGAAGCAAGAGGTGTGA
- a CDS encoding MFS transporter, translated as MTITGDKAAPKPKGVLWTLEHRVTTIGLLLMVTLIAFESMGVATAMPTMVADLDGLALYAWPFTTFLVASVVATVLSGRLGDRKGPAPALLAGTALFAAGLLVAGLAHDMPLLLLGRGLQGFGSGLLLVSVSLLIALTFSDRERPVIYAANAAAWVLPAVIGPSVAGVVTVSVGWRWVFLGLIPLTGIGLALLVLVTRKLPAHVPGESASRAGVVPAVVAALGVAALTWAAQHPSLAALAYGGAGLVALAYALRKLLPAGTLTSRPGLPTVIASRALIAGAYAGMEAYLPLTMTEVHGYSPALAGLPLTVTALGWSAGSMLQGRRLDWSRETSLRTGFALVAAGLAIFVFVPLPSFPGWMAFVASAVGGAGMGIAMPAISVLLLRYSPEAERGFNTSALQLGDWVGSALTIGLGGVLLASVASAKEPSVAILVLSVLLTGIALLGVRLTGRWPSAMSGTTR; from the coding sequence ATGACGATCACTGGGGACAAGGCGGCGCCGAAGCCGAAAGGCGTGCTCTGGACACTGGAGCACCGCGTGACCACGATCGGGCTGCTGCTCATGGTCACGCTCATCGCGTTCGAGAGCATGGGCGTCGCCACCGCGATGCCGACGATGGTGGCCGACCTCGACGGTCTCGCGCTGTACGCCTGGCCCTTCACCACCTTCCTGGTCGCCAGCGTGGTCGCGACCGTCCTCTCCGGACGCCTCGGCGACCGCAAGGGCCCGGCGCCCGCGCTGCTCGCCGGTACCGCGCTGTTCGCCGCCGGGCTGCTGGTGGCGGGGCTCGCGCACGACATGCCGCTGCTCCTGCTCGGCCGCGGATTGCAGGGCTTCGGTTCCGGGCTCCTGCTGGTCTCGGTGTCCCTGCTGATCGCGCTCACCTTCAGCGACCGCGAGCGCCCGGTGATCTACGCCGCCAACGCCGCCGCTTGGGTGCTGCCCGCGGTGATCGGGCCGTCGGTCGCGGGCGTGGTGACCGTGAGCGTCGGCTGGCGCTGGGTGTTCCTCGGGCTGATCCCGCTGACCGGGATCGGGCTCGCGCTGCTGGTGCTGGTCACGCGCAAGCTGCCCGCCCACGTGCCCGGCGAATCCGCGAGCCGCGCCGGGGTGGTGCCCGCGGTGGTCGCCGCCCTCGGCGTCGCCGCGCTCACCTGGGCGGCGCAGCATCCGTCTCTCGCGGCACTGGCCTACGGCGGCGCCGGGCTCGTCGCCCTGGCGTACGCGCTCCGCAAACTCCTGCCCGCCGGCACGCTGACGTCGCGGCCGGGGTTGCCGACAGTGATCGCCTCCCGCGCGCTGATCGCGGGCGCGTACGCCGGAATGGAGGCGTACCTGCCGCTCACGATGACCGAGGTCCACGGTTACAGCCCCGCGCTGGCCGGGCTGCCCCTGACGGTGACCGCGCTGGGCTGGTCGGCGGGGTCGATGCTGCAGGGCCGCAGGCTCGACTGGTCGCGCGAGACGTCCCTGCGGACCGGGTTCGCGCTGGTCGCGGCCGGTCTGGCGATCTTCGTCTTCGTCCCGCTGCCCTCGTTCCCCGGCTGGATGGCGTTCGTGGCGTCGGCGGTCGGCGGCGCCGGGATGGGCATCGCGATGCCCGCGATCTCGGTTCTGCTGCTGCGCTACTCGCCGGAGGCCGAACGCGGGTTCAACACCTCGGCGCTGCAGCTCGGCGACTGGGTCGGATCGGCCCTGACCATCGGTTTGGGTGGAGTTCTGCTCGCCTCGGTGGCGTCGGCGAAGGAGCCTTCGGTGGCGATCCTGGTGCTTTCGGTGCTGCTGACCGGCATCGCGCTGCTCGGCGTGCGGCTGACCGGCCGGTGGCCGTCGGCTATGAGCGGCACCACCCGCTGA
- a CDS encoding helix-turn-helix transcriptional regulator: MDEWSDPLYVLSQVEYMLAARRHELLPRFSATAAAVLPHRAAAMETGDCSRLPIKVDGDPAITGAVTSAELRRLAALGVPGEAAVVEETLGGERRKLVVLSSAPVIGKGAMIALVPTGDAPDDRALGIVAKLWDIVSVNAAQRATDPEPEILASNLAAATARARAITDLGQTHATALASLLSVLRSRRLGDAAARQAATDLAAASLVELRSIADRDQELSAEPASEAFDTLVAQLDPLVRHNDVTVDLAGPGDERSLPQDIAHTARTVTRGLVLAALERGSTRVRASWQLDGQALRITVRDDGPDVARAVPAAGLTERITPLGGRWEVDAVPGWGATITAVMPLEVQETPELRPLDRLNPRELEVLAGIARGKRNRQIAEELLLTEHTVKFHVRKILGKLEVTSRGEAAVLARELRLESVGA; encoded by the coding sequence ATGGACGAGTGGTCGGATCCGCTGTACGTGCTGAGCCAGGTCGAGTACATGCTCGCCGCCCGGCGTCACGAACTCCTGCCGCGGTTCTCGGCGACGGCCGCGGCCGTCCTGCCGCACCGGGCCGCCGCCATGGAGACCGGTGACTGCTCCCGCCTGCCGATCAAGGTCGACGGCGATCCGGCGATCACCGGCGCCGTCACGAGCGCGGAGCTCCGGCGGCTCGCCGCGCTCGGCGTCCCCGGGGAGGCCGCGGTGGTGGAGGAGACACTCGGCGGCGAGCGCCGGAAGCTCGTCGTCCTGAGCTCGGCCCCGGTGATCGGCAAGGGCGCGATGATCGCGCTCGTCCCCACCGGGGACGCGCCCGACGACCGTGCGCTCGGGATCGTCGCGAAGCTGTGGGACATCGTCAGCGTGAACGCCGCCCAGCGCGCCACCGATCCCGAACCCGAGATCCTCGCGAGCAACCTGGCGGCCGCGACCGCGCGGGCGCGGGCGATCACCGATCTCGGGCAGACCCACGCGACGGCCTTGGCGTCGTTGCTTTCGGTGCTGCGGTCCCGGCGTCTCGGCGACGCCGCCGCCCGCCAGGCCGCGACCGACCTCGCCGCGGCTTCGCTGGTCGAACTGCGCTCGATCGCGGACCGCGACCAGGAGCTTTCGGCGGAACCGGCGTCGGAGGCCTTCGACACTCTCGTCGCGCAGCTGGATCCCTTGGTACGCCACAACGACGTGACCGTCGACCTCGCCGGACCCGGCGACGAACGTTCGCTCCCGCAGGACATCGCGCACACCGCGCGCACGGTCACCCGCGGGCTCGTGCTCGCCGCGCTGGAGCGGGGCAGCACCCGCGTCCGCGCGTCCTGGCAGCTCGACGGCCAGGCCCTCCGGATCACCGTGCGCGACGACGGCCCGGACGTCGCCCGCGCCGTGCCCGCGGCCGGTCTCACCGAACGGATCACCCCGCTCGGCGGCCGCTGGGAGGTCGACGCCGTCCCCGGCTGGGGCGCCACGATCACCGCCGTGATGCCGCTGGAAGTCCAGGAAACCCCGGAGCTGCGCCCCTTGGACCGGCTGAACCCGCGTGAACTCGAAGTCCTCGCCGGGATTGCGCGCGGGAAGCGGAACCGGCAGATCGCCGAGGAGCTGCTGCTGACCGAGCACACGGTGAAGTTCCACGTGCGGAAGATCCTCGGGAAGCTGGAAGTCACCTCGCGCGGCGAGGCCGCGGTGCTGGCGCGGGAACTGCGCCTGGAGTCCGTCGGCGCTTGA
- a CDS encoding NADP-dependent oxidoreductase, with protein MRAITITQYGDTDVLQETEVALPEPGPGQVRVAVKAAGVNPVDWKIRSGAMAEVRPVEFPHILGLELAGVVDAVGEGVGFAVGDEVFGWSDTGAYAEYALATNVIRKPAGLSWPEAAGLPIVGETALRVLGELEVKPGETLVLHGASGQVGRIATQAAVALGATVIGLAGTSTLDEVEALGALPVQYGDGWVSRVRAAAPGGVDAVFDAAGFGVLADSVALLGSPDRLVTIADPAAFAQGLTFSAGGSETPAVLEDLVSRELKLKLGSSYRLAEVAEAHRESATGHASGKITLTLA; from the coding sequence ATGCGAGCGATCACCATCACCCAGTACGGCGACACCGACGTCCTCCAGGAGACCGAGGTCGCGCTGCCGGAGCCCGGCCCGGGTCAGGTGCGGGTCGCGGTCAAGGCCGCCGGCGTCAACCCGGTCGACTGGAAGATCCGGTCCGGCGCCATGGCGGAGGTGCGGCCGGTCGAATTCCCGCACATCCTCGGCCTGGAACTGGCGGGCGTGGTGGACGCGGTCGGCGAAGGCGTCGGATTCGCCGTCGGCGACGAGGTCTTCGGCTGGTCCGACACCGGGGCGTACGCGGAGTACGCGCTGGCGACCAACGTCATCCGCAAGCCGGCCGGGCTTTCGTGGCCCGAAGCCGCCGGGCTGCCGATCGTCGGTGAGACGGCGTTGCGCGTGCTGGGCGAACTCGAGGTCAAGCCCGGGGAAACCCTGGTGCTTCACGGGGCGAGCGGCCAGGTCGGCCGGATCGCGACGCAGGCCGCCGTCGCGCTCGGGGCCACGGTCATCGGGCTCGCCGGGACTTCGACCTTGGACGAGGTCGAGGCTCTCGGCGCGCTGCCGGTCCAGTACGGCGACGGGTGGGTGTCGCGGGTCCGGGCGGCGGCCCCGGGCGGCGTGGACGCGGTGTTCGACGCGGCCGGGTTCGGCGTGCTGGCCGATTCCGTGGCACTGCTCGGTTCACCCGACCGGCTGGTCACCATCGCCGACCCGGCGGCGTTCGCGCAGGGGCTGACGTTCTCGGCGGGCGGCTCGGAGACTCCGGCCGTGCTGGAGGATCTGGTCTCTCGGGAGCTGAAGTTGAAGCTGGGGTCGAGTTACAGGCTGGCGGAGGTCGCGGAAGCGCACCGGGAGAGCGCGACCGGGCACGCGAGCGGGAAGATCACGCTGACGCTGGCGTGA
- a CDS encoding lysophospholipid acyltransferase family protein gives MTHAWMPKSPCGDGCLSEGAPTVAFPRRVLRFAAAIGVIAGAFLTAPLVLVLRGRPRERLVRLLFAGILKSFGVRLRVLGDERFRAVPGRGALVVNNHISWLDIIAVNAIQPMRALAKKEVGAWPVLGLLVRRGGSIFLDRENLRSLPATMDELAGAMRGGSLVSVTPEGTTWCGLGSGRFRPAAFQAAIDGGVPVRPLALRFRLADGRETTQPAFIGPESLIASLRRVAALRGLVLEVHVCPEIAPGRASDRRELALLAESAVQAALGRVQIPVQTRRRRTASAPAVPAPAPAAAPVAPVVKVPSP, from the coding sequence ATGACTCACGCCTGGATGCCGAAATCGCCGTGTGGCGACGGATGTCTGAGCGAAGGGGCGCCGACGGTGGCGTTCCCGCGGCGCGTCCTGCGCTTCGCCGCGGCGATCGGCGTCATCGCCGGGGCCTTCCTGACCGCGCCGCTGGTGCTCGTGCTGCGCGGCAGGCCCCGGGAACGGTTGGTGCGCCTGCTGTTCGCAGGGATCCTGAAGTCCTTCGGGGTACGGCTGCGCGTCCTCGGCGACGAACGTTTCCGCGCCGTGCCCGGCCGTGGCGCGCTGGTGGTGAACAACCACATCTCGTGGCTGGACATCATCGCGGTGAACGCCATCCAGCCGATGCGGGCGCTCGCCAAGAAAGAGGTCGGCGCCTGGCCGGTACTCGGCCTGCTGGTCCGCCGCGGCGGCAGCATCTTCCTCGACCGGGAGAACCTGCGCAGCCTGCCCGCGACGATGGACGAACTCGCCGGCGCGATGCGCGGCGGATCACTCGTCAGTGTGACGCCGGAGGGCACCACCTGGTGCGGACTGGGCTCCGGCCGCTTCCGCCCGGCGGCGTTCCAGGCCGCGATCGACGGCGGTGTCCCGGTGCGGCCGCTCGCCCTGCGCTTCCGGCTCGCCGACGGACGCGAAACCACGCAGCCGGCGTTCATTGGACCGGAGTCGCTCATCGCCTCGCTGCGGCGAGTGGCGGCTTTGCGCGGTCTGGTGCTGGAGGTGCACGTGTGCCCGGAGATCGCGCCGGGACGCGCTTCGGACCGGCGGGAGCTGGCGCTGCTGGCGGAATCCGCGGTGCAGGCGGCGCTCGGGCGGGTGCAGATCCCGGTGCAGACGCGGCGGCGCCGCACTGCCTCCGCTCCCGCTGTGCCCGCTCCCGCTCCTGCCGCTGCTCCGGTCGCCCCTGTCGTGAAAGTCCCTTCGCCGTAA
- a CDS encoding GNAT family N-acetyltransferase, with product MTTSQLLVSTDQAGVELPADAPRYSLLVANGNEEVVAAQRLRHRVFAEEMGATLNSPVPGLDVDYFDEFCDHLVVRDDNTGEIVGTYRMLPPDRATRAGKLYSDSEFDLTALDSLRPSLVETGRSCVHPDHRSGAVVSLVWAGIGRYMLLAGHRYLAGCASVPLTGGGEYAAGVWDVLRAKHYADESLRVTPLNPWRTEGVERPARAILPPLIKGYTRLGAKVYGPPALDEDFGVADFFVLLDLHNVDERYLKFFLGVQG from the coding sequence ATGACGACGTCACAGCTCCTCGTCAGTACTGACCAGGCAGGTGTCGAACTCCCGGCCGACGCGCCGCGCTACTCGCTCCTCGTCGCCAACGGAAACGAAGAAGTCGTTGCCGCGCAACGCCTTCGTCACCGGGTGTTCGCCGAGGAAATGGGAGCGACGCTCAATTCGCCCGTACCCGGACTCGACGTCGATTACTTCGACGAGTTCTGCGATCACCTCGTGGTGCGGGACGACAACACCGGCGAGATCGTGGGCACGTACCGGATGCTGCCGCCCGATCGGGCGACGCGGGCCGGAAAGCTCTACTCCGACAGCGAATTCGACCTCACGGCACTCGATTCACTGCGTCCTTCGCTGGTCGAGACGGGCCGCTCGTGCGTGCACCCCGACCACCGCAGCGGCGCCGTGGTGAGCCTCGTCTGGGCGGGCATCGGCCGCTACATGCTGCTGGCCGGGCACCGCTACCTCGCGGGCTGCGCGTCCGTGCCGCTGACCGGCGGCGGGGAATACGCGGCGGGCGTCTGGGATGTCCTGCGCGCCAAGCACTACGCGGACGAGTCGCTCCGGGTGACCCCGCTGAACCCGTGGCGGACCGAGGGCGTCGAGCGGCCCGCGCGGGCGATCCTGCCGCCGCTCATCAAGGGGTACACGCGCCTGGGCGCCAAGGTCTACGGTCCGCCCGCGCTGGACGAGGATTTCGGTGTCGCGGACTTCTTCGTCCTGCTGGACCTGCACAACGTCGACGAGCGTTATCTCAAGTTCTTCCTGGGAGTACAGGGATGA
- a CDS encoding electron transfer flavoprotein subunit alpha/FixB family protein, producing MAEVLVLVDHVDGEVKKVTLELLTAARELGEPSAVVVGPTGTAAKAKEALAAHGAAKVYVAEGDNATGFLVTPKVDVLAALAERTSPAAVLVAASAEGKEVSARVAVRLGSGLLYDAVGVNGDGSVDQSIFGGAFSVKAKSTKGVPVISVRPGAVEASQAEGAAAEETVEVPAGDPAKSAKITGIEPIVGGDRPELTEASVVVSGGRGVGSADKFDVVETLADSLGAAVGASRAAVDSGYYPAQFQVGQTGKTVSPQLYIALGISGAIQHRAGMQTSKTIIAVNKDAEAPIFEIADFGVVGDLFNVAPQLTDEVKKRKG from the coding sequence ATGGCTGAAGTACTCGTCCTCGTCGACCACGTCGACGGTGAAGTCAAGAAGGTCACGCTCGAGCTGCTGACCGCCGCTCGCGAGCTCGGTGAGCCGTCCGCGGTCGTCGTCGGCCCGACCGGCACCGCCGCCAAGGCGAAGGAAGCTCTCGCCGCACACGGCGCCGCCAAGGTGTACGTCGCCGAGGGCGACAACGCCACCGGCTTCCTGGTCACCCCCAAGGTGGATGTCCTCGCCGCGCTCGCGGAGCGGACCTCCCCGGCCGCCGTGCTCGTCGCGGCCAGCGCCGAGGGCAAGGAGGTGTCCGCCCGTGTCGCGGTCCGCCTCGGCTCCGGTCTGCTGTACGACGCCGTCGGCGTGAACGGCGACGGCAGCGTCGACCAGTCCATCTTCGGTGGCGCGTTCTCCGTCAAGGCCAAGTCCACCAAGGGTGTCCCGGTCATCTCGGTCCGCCCCGGCGCTGTCGAGGCGTCCCAGGCCGAGGGTGCGGCCGCCGAGGAGACCGTCGAGGTCCCCGCGGGTGACCCGGCGAAGTCCGCCAAGATCACCGGCATCGAGCCGATCGTCGGCGGCGACCGTCCGGAGCTGACCGAGGCCTCGGTCGTCGTCTCCGGTGGCCGCGGTGTCGGCTCGGCCGACAAGTTCGACGTCGTCGAGACGCTCGCCGACTCGCTCGGTGCCGCCGTCGGCGCTTCCCGCGCCGCCGTCGACTCGGGCTACTACCCGGCGCAGTTCCAGGTCGGCCAGACCGGTAAGACGGTCTCGCCGCAGCTGTACATCGCGCTGGGCATCTCCGGGGCGATCCAGCACCGGGCGGGCATGCAGACGTCGAAGACCATCATCGCGGTCAACAAGGACGCCGAGGCGCCGATCTTCGAGATCGCCGACTTCGGTGTGGTGGGCGACCTGTTCAACGTCGCGCCGCAGCTGACCGACGAGGTCAAGAAGCGCAAGGGCTGA